Genomic DNA from Solanum pennellii chromosome 3, SPENNV200:
CAATGCAAATGCTAATACATAATTTGCTTATTTTACACTATTATTGATAATCCAATATAagattaaataaacaaataaaatgtaattataattatcaaaagaaatGTACATCTAAATTATATACTTTTGGAGAGTCAAAGACTTCACATTTTTCAATTAGAGAGAAGAATAACTAGTTCTATACAATACTACAAAACAAGAGAAGTTACAATATTTTTAGTGATATCGTGAAGTTTGAGTCAATAAAACTTAGAAACTTAACTCATTTGGCTAATTcatattttacccatatttttatgGGTCAAATATGGTTATACACTCATATTTTATCCATATAGAAAATTACTCACCCAACCTATTAAAATATGAACAATTTTAAACGAGTCACCAAAATATGGACTCATTTTACCGTACTAGTTAAGAGTAATTATAGCACTCTCGGTCTCTGTGAGCTTTCTAACTGAATAATTGCATAACGGAATTCAAGCTCATCACTTAAACATGCTGCCCTTTACAAGAATTTTTAAACTCCATTCGAAGTACTTCAACTCTCTCAATTTATGTGAAACAATTCATTCTTTTTCAGAGTCAGATCAAAAATTTgtacataaaatttttatttttttgaaaaaatttatgtatttgtaaattacattaaaaatattataaataataataattaactatccaaaatatttaaaaaaataaatgaaaaatctaCGAGTCAAAGATAAActtgtttgaatctcaaaattcgAAGTATGTCAGATAAATTGGGACGAAGAGAGAGTAGTTAATTCCGTAAACCATTTAAAGATGTTGGGGTTTGAACTGCTGGATAAACAAGTCTGTATATTGTGTGTATGTACATATCTTGTGTTTTTTTTGTGCATGTAAGTATATATCATGGTATGCCAATAGATATACATATAGCTTGCAATAATATACAAGTGTACATGGAgagaaaaaattgtagaagTCATGAGAGACAAAAATCCTTTTAAATATCTTCAATTTTGGTTATCTCAAGtattttacttatgaattggGCTTACATATTAAGTTGGAAAAATTACTTAACTATTTGACCGATTCActtaaaaaacattaaacaGCTAGTGATGCAGTATAATATATAAACCAGTGAATATGGttaaaactaattaaacataaataatgaaaatttaacTTTGAGTTACTATACATTGTAACAACATAAATTCGATGGACAATAACAAATTGCTTGTGTTGTTTAAGAATAAATCTCTTTGTTTAGAGTATTTGATTCTGGTGTACTGTTTATTGTTCTGTAATAAGTTTAAGAGTTGTTAAATGTCTGTAATAGTAGGGACATAGCTAAGTGCATACTATTAGAAGAAAGAGagtgtattaatttttaatggAATTAACAAGTGTCTGAAGTTATAGGGACATAAAATTATCAGTGACCCTCTAAAGTTGACATCAAGTTTTAGTTAAACATCTCGACTGGGTAATGTTTATTTCTGACACCTCATGTAGAGTCCCATTATGTCATTTtgatatcttttaaatttttttttaaatctgtcTTATTAATTGTTTAGGAGGCACCAATGAATTTGGCCTAAAATCTATTTTCacctatatgtatatatattgagaTTTGAGGTGGTGCCgcttcaaataaaatttattttatacatatatatatatatatatatatatttatgtataaataatctaacgaaagatatttttaattgtgCACTCTTATAATCAAAACTCGTCTTAGGGTGCATTGGTTGAAGCCCCATATACCTTGCAACATCGCAATTTTAAAATGACGTTGATACATAAACACAACATATCCTAATTTAATATCAGTggtttatatcaaattaatcaaAAGAAAGATCCTAAAATGtttatagttaactaattaattaaagcaAGATGTTAAAGTATCTGGTGAAGGGAGTTTGACTACAAATGAATTTAATAAAACGTAGATGAAATAGTACAAACAGGGCTGCTTacactaattaattaacaaggGAACAGCTTAACTGTATAATTAAAAAGTTGTCAGCAATCTTGgactacaaaattaaatattttcccATCCCCACACATACAGACTTCGTGTAGCACTAGAAAACAGGATTCAAGTTGCATAACTATTCTTgggacaataataataatatcaagtGATTTAAAAAGTAGCTAAAGAATGATATGAGCTTAACAAtaatatatcacaattgtaAAAAGATAGAGGAAtcttatgaagaagaaaatgttaAAAGATATCTAAGATTCTTGAATAGATGGAGCTGTCCAATATGACTTTACTGCAAAGAGTAGTTTTTCCCTCTCCAATGGTCCATCTTCATGATCCACTATTTGGCTATCCCAGTTTAGTCCATCTGTTATCCTCTTTACTTTGATCAATGTATCTACATCATCTCTAATTATTACACTCCCTTCTGGCCTCAATATTCTGTCCATTTCAAGTAATATATCCTCCATTTCACATCtgtatgtatacacacacacaaccGAGGAACGAATCAGAATATAACATACCAAgtagctaaggagattcaataTCTACTATATATCGTTAGTACAAACCTGTCTTTATACAGAGTAAATACAGAGTCAGCATGAATGAGATCATAGGTTCTTGGATAAGTTGACATAGCTTCACACCTGCAACAAATGTTTGTggttaattgaaaaaaatatatactaatgTTGTAATATAGTCGACCCTGACTTGATTGGGATTGGGAAATTACCAGCTCTGATATGTTCCAATTAATCCTCGTTCGTAGATAACACCAAGTGTGTTAACCTTAGCTTCAGCAGGAACTATGTTCATGACCCAAACAGGATCATCAACCAAATTGGCAGCGAAACCACCTAAGTAAGCATTCATATCTAATAGATTTCGGTATCTCCCTGGTTGCCCGAGTTGATTATTCACTGTTTTGTAGTACCAAACTCTTCGTTTCCATAGCTGTGAGTCCTCGTTGAAAGTGTCAGACGTGACCCCATTTACAGTGCCTCTGCTAATCCTTGGTGGTATCGCGTGTAATCTTTTAGGCCATTTTTCCAACTGTCCACCAGCTACCTTTTCTTCACTCGAAACTTCAGGCAAGGAAGTTAAACATGTTTCAATATCTGTATACCtgaatatatatacatcaataaGACCACTCGATTCGTCAGTATGAAACTATAGCCTGTAAACAACGTTGTATGATTCGAAAAGGGACAAACCAGGCTTTATCAGGATCTTGAGCAGGACACATTGGTGGATTCTTGGACGCCTTTCGCAATTTCTTGCATTGTAAATGATTATATGGCTTCTGCCATATAGCAATGTCATCCTTCTCAACAAACTTTTTCCAACACAAGCTCCTAGCCACTTTCTCAATTTTTGTTTGTTCCGCATTTAGGTCTTGTTTCGTTCTTTCCCAGCCTTTCCAGTATTTCCTCCAATGAATTGGTGGACCGGAAAGAATCCAATATCCGCCAGGCCTTAGGACTCTGTCAACTTCAATCAAGTACGTGCCATCTGAACGATCGATCcatcaaaacatcaattacAATATAATCACAATGTCATGTTATTATTAATGATCAAAACTAACAGAATTAGTACGCACCATATTCGCCCCAAGGAATAAGGCAACGAGAGCAATGAGCCATGTCAAAAGCTCTAGACGGATAAGGGAGTCTTTTCGAAGCAATAACTCCAATCAAAGCAGGAACACCACGCTCAAGAGCAAATTGAACCTGTGCTTCATGTGTATCTCTTGGTGCAAATGATATAGCTAGGATATTCCTTGACAAAAGGTACGCTCCCCAACTCGCCACCTGCGTAAATTGTTTTACAGTTTCTTAAATACTACTCCTTCCGTCCCAGTTTATAAAACCGTCACTTGACATTAACACAAAGTTATAGTAATCAACCatgacttttgaattttgtgatcTAAAACGCGGTTTTATGCAAATACTGCCAAATTTCTGGTAAATGTCACTGTAGAATTAGGAAGAAACATACCAAGAGATGAACATGTGAAGTTCAACCAAACTAACACTTTTTGTAGACTTCTCATGATTTCAAAAAATGTGGGGAATTAGCttttattacataaaaaatcaaGATTCATGGAGCgtaaacaatgaagaagaaaacaCACATAATTATACTCTGTTTTATCAGCAAGAAATTGATCAgataaagaaagtaaaaaatttaCCCCACAGCCTGTATCAATGGCGGTTCTAATAGAACCATCTTTAAGATTAATCAATTTTCCGATATCATCAATATATGCATCAGCACCATTAGGGAACATAGTACCACCACCGGGAAATCTAAACCGGTCACCTTCGAACCGAATCCAGTTCTGAACAGCTTTCTCCACTGTCAATTCTTTATGAGGCACATTAGCATACCACGCTAGATCCCTACTCATTGGCCACTTGAACGGATTCTTATAACCGTACGGCGCCGGTATACGGCATTTCAAGAATTCACTCTTTTCTGGACAATGCCTTTCTCTGTATATCAATCTGTCTCTGTTATACTTCAACGACCTTGTAGGGTCTTCACATGGA
This window encodes:
- the LOC107015426 gene encoding probable methyltransferase PMT16, which produces MAGSNQTPTPYYTPTSKPSPPNYPFSSWKKLNLYYSLAAITFLCCACYYAGQLQHTTTNVGLHLSNTASTCFSSQNTTSAVSSSSQLDFTTHHSAGDGAGGAVVPDDTVKIYPPCDVKYSEYTPCEDPTRSLKYNRDRLIYRERHCPEKSEFLKCRIPAPYGYKNPFKWPMSRDLAWYANVPHKELTVEKAVQNWIRFEGDRFRFPGGGTMFPNGADAYIDDIGKLINLKDGSIRTAIDTGCGVASWGAYLLSRNILAISFAPRDTHEAQVQFALERGVPALIGVIASKRLPYPSRAFDMAHCSRCLIPWGEYDGTYLIEVDRVLRPGGYWILSGPPIHWRKYWKGWERTKQDLNAEQTKIEKVARSLCWKKFVEKDDIAIWQKPYNHLQCKKLRKASKNPPMCPAQDPDKAWYTDIETCLTSLPEVSSEEKVAGGQLEKWPKRLHAIPPRISRGTVNGVTSDTFNEDSQLWKRRVWYYKTVNNQLGQPGRYRNLLDMNAYLGGFAANLVDDPVWVMNIVPAEAKVNTLGVIYERGLIGTYQSWCEAMSTYPRTYDLIHADSVFTLYKDRCEMEDILLEMDRILRPEGSVIIRDDVDTLIKVKRITDGLNWDSQIVDHEDGPLEREKLLFAVKSYWTAPSIQES